The following is a genomic window from Streptomyces sp. BHT-5-2.
ATCCTTGTGGTCGATGACAACAAGGTGATCCGGCAGTTGATCAGGGTCAACCTTGAGCTGGAGGGCTTCGAGGTCGTGACCGCGGCTGATGGTGCCGAATGTCTGGACGTCGTGCACCAGGTGAGACCCGACGTCGTCACCCTCGACGTGGTGATGCCGCGGCTGGGCGGGCTGCACACCGCGGCGCGGCTGCGTTCCGACCCGCGGACGTGGGACATCCCGATCGCCATCGTCAGCGCCTGCGGCCGGAGTGAGGTGGACAGCGGGGAGTCGGTGGCCATCGACGCCTACCTGGCCAAGCCGTTCGAGCCGATGGATCTGGTGCGCACGGTGGGGACGTTGGTGCGCGAGGGGCGACAGCAGCGGGAGCGTCAGGGATGCGAAGGGCACGAGGAGTGCACGGCGGGGTGTCGCGAGGGGTGTCACGCGGGATGTGAGGGGTGCGGGGGAGGGCCGCAAGGGCTTGAGGGGGCGGGGCGGGGCGCCGCGGGCGGCCGGGGTGCCGGCCCGCGGGACGGCGTCCCGAACCGAGTGCCGGGGCGCGCGCAGCGCGGCGAACCGGGCAGCGAGGGGGAACGGGCCGCGGGGTGACGGCGATGCGCGGCGCCCGGCACCGCGCGGTCCGTGGGGCAGCCGCAGGCGCCCCGGCCCGCTGTCCACACAACGGTCACACCGAACCCTGGCGCCGGCCTCGGCGCCGACCCCGGTCGTGCCTCCGCCCCCACCCCGCTGTCCACAACGCGAAACCCGTTCGCCCAGGTGCCCCCCTTCTCCCATACGCTTGTCGTGTGACCCCGGCCGAGCTCTCCCGCACCGTTCTGCGCTCCGTGCGCGGTGCCGTTGCGGAGCGCGAGCTCTCCGTGCCCGTGCCGGCGCGGATCGTGGTGCAGCCGCCGCCGCGGCCCGGGTGCGGGGACTACGCCTCCAACGTGGCGCTCCAGCTGGCGAAGCAGGCGGGGCGGCCGGCGCGTGAGGTGGCCGAGATCCTGTGCCGGCGGCTGGCCGGGAGCGCCGGGATCGCCCGGGTCGAGATCGCCGGGCCGGGATTTCTGAACTTCCATCTGGGGGACGGGGCGTCGGCCGGTCTCGTACGCGAGGTGCTGGCCCGGGGCGAGCGCTACGGCGAGCCGGCGGCGTCCGGTGCCGCGGCGGGAGCCGGGCCGGGGCGGATCGCCGAGGGACCGGCACGTTGTGCGGGGGAGTGGGCCGCGGCCCGCGAGAGCGTCGTACGGGAGGTGCTGGTGCGGCTCGGGCGGGACGACGTCCGTGCCGGGACGCCGGCGGCCCCCGGTCGCGCGGAGCTGGCCGGGCTCGTCGCGCGGCTGGGCGCCGACGAGGCGCGTTGGGCGCTGCTGAAGCCCGCGGCGGCGGACCCGGTGCGGCCGCCGGCCCGGCCGGTGCAGCACGAGGACAACCCCCGGTTCCGGGTGCAGTACGCCCACGCGCGCAGCCGCGCGATGGTGCGGAACGCCGGCGAGCTGGGTTTCACGGGCGAGCCGGGGGACGTGAGAGACGCCGCCGGCCACGGGGACGCACGGCTGGTCCAGGCGCTGGAGAGCTGCCTCGCGACGTATCCGACGGCCGTCGCGACGGCGGCCCGGAGCTGCGCGCCGGATCGGCTGGTGCGCCATCTGGAAGCCACCGCGGACGCCGCTCTGCGCTGGCAGGAGGAGTTTCCGCCGCTGCCCGCCGGCGAGCAGAAACCCTCGGCCGTGCACCGCGCCCGGGTGGCCCTCGCCGAGGCCACGGGGACGGTGCTGTGCAACGGCCTGCACCTGCTCGGCATCTCTTCTCCTGAACATGTCTGATCCGCACACGCCTGAATCTGGAAATGTCTGATGTACGCGTCCGAACATCCGCGGAGCGCGCCGAGGACTGCCCCGGTCAGGACCTCTGAACGATCTTGAGGGGACCGTTTCCGTTATGAGCCGTTCCGCACACCCCGCAGGGCCCCGGCATGGCGACGTACTGCCCGAGGGGCACTACGCCGGGCCGCCGGCCGATCTCAACTCCCTCGACCCGCGGGTCTGGTCCCGCACCGTCCGGCGCGACGCCGACGGCGTGGTGACGATCGGCGGGCTGTCCGTGACCGCGCTCGCCGAGGAGTTCGGCACCCCGGCGTACTTCCTCGACGAGGAGGACTTCCGGGCGCGCTGCCGGGCCTGGAAGGACGCCTTCGGGCCGGACGCCGACGTCTTCTACGCGGGCAAGGCGTTCCTGTCCCGGGCCGTCGTGCGGTGGCTGAACGAGGAGGGCCTGGACCTCGACGTCTGTTCGGGCGGCGAGCTGGCCACCGCACTGGCCGCCGGAATGCCCGCCGAGCGCATCGCACTGCACGGCAACAACAAGAGCACCGAGGAGATCACCCGGGCCGTCGAGGCCGGGGTCGGCCGGATCGTGCTCGACTCGTTCCAGGAGATCGTGCGGGTCGCGCACATCGCCGAGCGGCTCGGCAAGCGGCAGCGGGTGCAGATCCGGGTGACCGTCGGCGTCGAGGCGCACACCCACGAGTTCATCGCGACCGCCCACGAGGACCAGAAGTTCGGCATCGCGCTGGCCGGCGGCCAGGCCGCCGAGGCGGTGCGCCGGGCGCTGAAGCTGGACGGGCTCGAACTCATCGGGATCCACAGCCACATCGGGTCGCAGATCTTCGACATGGCCGGCTTCGAAGTCTCCGCACGCCGGGTGGTGCAGCTGCTCGCCGAGGTGCGCGACGAGCACGGCGTGGAGCTGCCGGAGATCGACCTCGGCGGCGGCCTCGGCATCGCCTACACCTCGGACGACGACCCCCGGGAGCCGCACGAGATCGCCCAGGCGCTGCGGGAGATCGTCGGCCGCGAGTGCGAGGCCGCCGGGCTGCGGGTGCCGCGGCTCTCGGTCGAGCCGGGCCGGGCGATCGTCGGCCCGACCGCCTTCACCCTCTACGAGGTCGGCACGGTCAAGGAGCTGGAGGGGCTGCGGACGTACCTCTCGGTGGACGGCGGGATGTCGGACAACATCCGCACCGCGCTCTACGACGCGGAGTACAGCGTGGTGCTGGCCTCCCGGACGTCGGACGCGGAGCCGATGCTCTCGCGCGTGGTCGGCAAGCACTGCGAGAGCGGCGACATCGTCGTCCGGGACGCCTTCCTGCCGTCCGACGTGGCGCCCGGCGACCTGCTCGCGGTGCCCGCCACCGGCGCGTACTGCCGGTCCATGGCGAGCAACTACAACCACGCGCTGCGGCCGCCGGTGGTGGCGGTCGCGGACGGCGCCGCCCGGGTCATCGTCCGGCGGGAGACGGAGGAAGATCTCCTGCGGTTGGATGTCGGGTAGGGCCGGATCGCCGGGTCCGGGCCCCGGATGAAATAAATGTCTCGGTATCCGGACGAACGGCGGAAACGGCCGTCCGGTGCGTGAGACTGGTGCATGACCAGGAAACTGGTGTGTGACCGAGCATGAAACCGCTGGATCGAAGAAAAGACGAGGTCGAATGATGCGTACGCGTCCGCTGAAGGTGGCGCTGCTGGGCTGTGGTGTGGTCGGCTCAGAGGTGGCGCGCATCATGACGACGCACGCCGACGACCTCGCGGCCCGCATCGGCGCGCCGGTGGAGCTCGCCGGGATCGCCGTCCGCCGCCCGGAGCGGGTGCGGGACGGGATCCCGGCCGAGCTGATCACCACCGACGCGACCGCGCTGGTCAAACGCGGCGACATCGACGTCGTCATCGAGGTCATCGGCGGTATCGAGCCCGCCCGTGCCCTGATCACCACCGCCTTCGAGCACGGCGCGAGCGTGGTGTCGGCCAACAAGGCCCTGGTGGCCGCCGACGGCGCCGCGCTGCACGCGGCGGCCGAGAAGCACAACGCCGACCTGTACTACGAGGCGGCGGTCGCCGGCGCGATCCCGCTGGTACGGCCGCTGCGCGAGTCGCTCGCCGGCGACAAGGTCGACCGCGTCCTCGGCATCGTCAACGGCACCACCAACTTCATCCTCGACAAGATGGACACCACCGGCGCCGGCTACAGCGAGGCGCTGGACGAGGCCACCGCGCTCGGGTACGCCGAGGCCGACCCGACCGCCGACGTCGAGGGCTTCGACGCCGCCGCCAAGGCCGCGATCCTCGCCGGGATCGCCTTCCACACCCGCGTCACCATCGACGACGTGCACCGCGAGGGGCTGACCGAGGTCACCGCCGCCGACATCGCCTCCGCCAAGCGGATGGGCTGCACGGTCAAGCTGCTGGCGATCTGCGAGCGGGCCGCGGACGGCGCCTCGGTGACCGCGCGGGTGCACCCGGCGATGATCCCGCTGACGCACCCGCTGGCCTCCGTGCGCGAGGCGTACAACGCGGTCTTCGTGGAGGCCGACGCGGCCGGCCGGCTGATGTTCTACGGCCCCGGCGCGGGCGGCGCACCGACCGCCTCCGCGGTCCTCGGCGACCTCGTCGCGGTCTGCCGCAACAAGCTCGCCGGCGCCACCGGGCCGGGGGAGTCCGCGTACACCGCGCTGCCCGTGGGCCCGATGGGCGAGGTCGTCACCCGCTACCACATCAGTCTCGACGTGGCCGACAAGCCGGGCGTCCTGGCACAGGTCGCGACGGTCTTCGCCGAACACGGCGTGTCGATCGACACGGTCCGTCAGCAGGGAAGGGACGGCGAGGCGGATCTCGTCGTCGTCACCCACCGAGCGACCGACGCGGCCCTGTCGTCGACGGTCGGGGCACTGCGCGAGCTGGACACCGTCCGCGGTGTCGTCAGCATCATGCGGGTCGAAGGGGAGTAAAGGAACCCATGTCTGCCAATTCCACCGTGACCACCGCGAACGGTCAGTGGCGCGGAATCATCGAGGAGTACCGCGACCGGCTGCCGGTCGGCGAGACGACCGAGGTCGTCACCCTCCGCGAGGGCGGTACGCCGCTGGTACCGGCCCAGGTGCTGTCCGAGCGCACCGGCTGCGAGGTGCACCTCAAGGTCGAGGGTGCCAACCCCACGGGCTCGTTCAAGGACCGCGGGATGACGATGGCCATCACCCGCGCCAAGGAAGAGGGCGCCAAGGCCGTCATCTGCGCCTCCACCGGCAACACCTCCGCCTCGGCCGCCGCCTACGCGGTCCGGGCCGGGATGGTCTGCGCGGTGCTGGTCCCGCAGGGCAAGATCGCGCTCGGCAAAATGGGTCAGGCACTGGTGCACGGCGCCAAGATCCTCCAGGTCGACGGGAATTTCGACGACTGTCTGACGCTGGCCCGCGGACTCTCCGAGAAGTACCCGGTCGCACTTGTGAACTCCGTCAACCCGGTGCGGATCGAGGGCCAGAAGACCGCCGCCTTCGAGATCGTCGACATGCTCGGCGACGCCCCGGACATCCATGTGCTGCCGGTCGGCAACGCCGGCAACATCACCGCCTACTGGAAGGGCTACCGCGAGTACGCCGCCGACGGCCTCGCCGCGCGCACCCCGCGGATGTGGGGCTTCCAGGCGTCCGGCAGCGCCCCGATCGTGCGCGGCGAGGTCGTGAAGGACCCGCACACCATCGCCACCGCGATCCGCATCGGCAACCCCGCCTCGTGGGAGTTCGCCGAGCGCGCCCGGGACGAGTCCGGCGGCCTCATCGAAGACGTGACGGACCGTCAAATCCTGGCCGCCTACCGCCTGTTGGCCGCCAAGGAGGGCGTCTTCGTGGAGCCCGCCTCGGCCGCCTCGGTCGCCGGTCTGCTCAAGGCCGCCGAAGAGGGCAGGGTGGACCCCGGCCAGCGCATCGTCTGCACGGTCACCGGCAACGGCCTCAAGGACCCCGACTGGGCGGTGGCCGGCGCGCCGCAGCCGGTCACGGTCCCGATCGACGCCGACGCCGCCGCCGAGCGGCTCGGCCTCGCCTGACCGGCCCGGACACCCTCCGGACCTGCGAAGACGTGCGGGGGCGACGGCCGGGCCGGCCGCCCGTCGCCCCGCGTACCGCCCGTCGCGGCAAGCTCCGGCAAACTCTGCAAACTGCAAAGGTGGCGTCGGGGCAGAGGTTCGCGCGCGACACGCATCGTGCGCCTCCTGTGCGCCCTATGTCGCGACAGAACCTTCCTTCGATAGGCTGGCACCCAACTCCCCTCCCCACGGCATAACGCAGTGGCGTGCAGGGCAGGTCAGAACAGACCCCACGAGCCGTCCCGGCACCTCGGTAACGCGGTGCTGCGCTCCGGGGCAGTACCGCAGCATCAACCAAGGAGAGTCATCGAGCGATGGCCGGTCCCGCGTTCCGCGCCGCCGCCGTCCGGGTGCGCACCCCCGCCACCAGCGCCAATCTCGGCCCCGGCTTCGATGCCCTGGGACTTTCCCTGGGTCTGTACGACGACGTCGTGGTACGGGTCGCCGACTCCGGTCTGCACGTCGACATCGCCGGCGAGGGCGCCCCGACGCTGCCGCGCGACGAGAGCCATCTGCTCGTACGGGCCATGCGCACCGCCTTCGACCTGCTCGGCGGGCAGCCGCGCGGCCTGGAGATCGTCTGCGCCAACCGCATCCCGCACGGCCGTGGCTTGGGCTCCTCCTCCGCCGCCATCTGCGCCGGCATCGTCGCCGCCCGCGCCGTGACCATAGGCGGCGAGCAGAAGCTCGACGACACCGCGCTGCTGGAACTCGCCAACGAGATCGAGGGCCACCCCGACAACGTCGCCGCCTGCCTGCTCGGCGGCTTCACGCTGGCCTGGACGGACACCGGCACGGCGCGGGCGATCCGGATGGATCCGGCCGATTCCATCGTTCCGGTGGTCTTCGTGCCCGGCAAACCCGTGCTGACCGAGACCGCCCGCGGACTGCTCCCGCGTACCGTCCCGCACGGGGACGCCGCGGCCAACGCCGGTCGCGCGGCACTGCTCGTCGAGGCGCTGACCAGGCGCCCCGAGCTGCTGCTCGCCGCGACCGAGGACCGACTTCACCAGGAGTACCGCGCACCGGCGATGCCGGAGAGCATGACCCTGGTGAACCGACTGCGCGCGGACGGCGTCCCCGCAGTCATCTCCGGTGCGGGCCCCACGGTGCTCGCACTGGTCGAAGAGGCGGCGGCCGACAAGGTCGCCGCGCTGGCGGGCGAGGGGTGGGCGGCCAACCGGCTGACCCTCGACGCGGCCGGTACGTGTGTGCTGCCGCTCGCCGGGTGATCGCACCGCGCGATCACCGATCGCCGGTCTTGGAGAGGGGGAATGTTTGTTGGATCCGGTAGTGTTAACCTCAAGTCAGTACTCGACGCCAGTGTGGCGCGGTGCTTCGTGTCCCCCATCGGGACCACTTTCTTCCGGGAGCCTCCCCAACTGCTTGGAGCTTTTGTCCTGAGCAGGAGTGAGCACGCTCCGGAATCGGCGTGACGACAAAAGACACACCCCAGATCTTCACGCCGAAGCCATGAATTGATCTTTCCGCCGTATCCGGCGGGACCACCGCCCCGGCCCGGTCCGCAAGACCCAAGGACCCGGCCGGACAGCACAACCGGTCGCCGAGCCAGACAGGCCGACGCCCGCTCCAGGGAAGGACCCTTCGTGAGCGACACCACCGATCTGATGGGCGCGCGCACCGATGGCAGTGCCACCACGCCCGCCACGGACGCTCCCGCCGCGCCTGCCACCACGCGGCGCCGCCGTTCCGGCACCGGCCTTGAGGGCATGGTCCTGGCAGAGCTGCAGCAGATTGCCTCCGGCCTCGGTATCAAGGGCACCGCGCGGATGCGCAAGAGCC
Proteins encoded in this region:
- a CDS encoding response regulator, encoding MPGLSGRILVVDDNKVIRQLIRVNLELEGFEVVTAADGAECLDVVHQVRPDVVTLDVVMPRLGGLHTAARLRSDPRTWDIPIAIVSACGRSEVDSGESVAIDAYLAKPFEPMDLVRTVGTLVREGRQQRERQGCEGHEECTAGCREGCHAGCEGCGGGPQGLEGAGRGAAGGRGAGPRDGVPNRVPGRAQRGEPGSEGERAAG
- the nrtL gene encoding ArgS-related anticodon-binding protein NrtL: MTPAELSRTVLRSVRGAVAERELSVPVPARIVVQPPPRPGCGDYASNVALQLAKQAGRPAREVAEILCRRLAGSAGIARVEIAGPGFLNFHLGDGASAGLVREVLARGERYGEPAASGAAAGAGPGRIAEGPARCAGEWAAARESVVREVLVRLGRDDVRAGTPAAPGRAELAGLVARLGADEARWALLKPAAADPVRPPARPVQHEDNPRFRVQYAHARSRAMVRNAGELGFTGEPGDVRDAAGHGDARLVQALESCLATYPTAVATAARSCAPDRLVRHLEATADAALRWQEEFPPLPAGEQKPSAVHRARVALAEATGTVLCNGLHLLGISSPEHV
- the lysA gene encoding diaminopimelate decarboxylase; translation: MSRSAHPAGPRHGDVLPEGHYAGPPADLNSLDPRVWSRTVRRDADGVVTIGGLSVTALAEEFGTPAYFLDEEDFRARCRAWKDAFGPDADVFYAGKAFLSRAVVRWLNEEGLDLDVCSGGELATALAAGMPAERIALHGNNKSTEEITRAVEAGVGRIVLDSFQEIVRVAHIAERLGKRQRVQIRVTVGVEAHTHEFIATAHEDQKFGIALAGGQAAEAVRRALKLDGLELIGIHSHIGSQIFDMAGFEVSARRVVQLLAEVRDEHGVELPEIDLGGGLGIAYTSDDDPREPHEIAQALREIVGRECEAAGLRVPRLSVEPGRAIVGPTAFTLYEVGTVKELEGLRTYLSVDGGMSDNIRTALYDAEYSVVLASRTSDAEPMLSRVVGKHCESGDIVVRDAFLPSDVAPGDLLAVPATGAYCRSMASNYNHALRPPVVAVADGAARVIVRRETEEDLLRLDVG
- a CDS encoding homoserine dehydrogenase translates to MMRTRPLKVALLGCGVVGSEVARIMTTHADDLAARIGAPVELAGIAVRRPERVRDGIPAELITTDATALVKRGDIDVVIEVIGGIEPARALITTAFEHGASVVSANKALVAADGAALHAAAEKHNADLYYEAAVAGAIPLVRPLRESLAGDKVDRVLGIVNGTTNFILDKMDTTGAGYSEALDEATALGYAEADPTADVEGFDAAAKAAILAGIAFHTRVTIDDVHREGLTEVTAADIASAKRMGCTVKLLAICERAADGASVTARVHPAMIPLTHPLASVREAYNAVFVEADAAGRLMFYGPGAGGAPTASAVLGDLVAVCRNKLAGATGPGESAYTALPVGPMGEVVTRYHISLDVADKPGVLAQVATVFAEHGVSIDTVRQQGRDGEADLVVVTHRATDAALSSTVGALRELDTVRGVVSIMRVEGE
- the thrC gene encoding threonine synthase; this translates as MSANSTVTTANGQWRGIIEEYRDRLPVGETTEVVTLREGGTPLVPAQVLSERTGCEVHLKVEGANPTGSFKDRGMTMAITRAKEEGAKAVICASTGNTSASAAAYAVRAGMVCAVLVPQGKIALGKMGQALVHGAKILQVDGNFDDCLTLARGLSEKYPVALVNSVNPVRIEGQKTAAFEIVDMLGDAPDIHVLPVGNAGNITAYWKGYREYAADGLAARTPRMWGFQASGSAPIVRGEVVKDPHTIATAIRIGNPASWEFAERARDESGGLIEDVTDRQILAAYRLLAAKEGVFVEPASAASVAGLLKAAEEGRVDPGQRIVCTVTGNGLKDPDWAVAGAPQPVTVPIDADAAAERLGLA
- the thrB gene encoding homoserine kinase; translation: MAGPAFRAAAVRVRTPATSANLGPGFDALGLSLGLYDDVVVRVADSGLHVDIAGEGAPTLPRDESHLLVRAMRTAFDLLGGQPRGLEIVCANRIPHGRGLGSSSAAICAGIVAARAVTIGGEQKLDDTALLELANEIEGHPDNVAACLLGGFTLAWTDTGTARAIRMDPADSIVPVVFVPGKPVLTETARGLLPRTVPHGDAAANAGRAALLVEALTRRPELLLAATEDRLHQEYRAPAMPESMTLVNRLRADGVPAVISGAGPTVLALVEEAAADKVAALAGEGWAANRLTLDAAGTCVLPLAG